Part of the Desulfurobacterium pacificum genome, ATCAACTGGCTGACTTTCATCTCTTTTTCAAGAAGTTCTGCTTCAAGTTTTTCCACTTCTGCGCGCTTTTCTTCAAGTTCTGCTTCCATTCTGTCTAAGAATTCTGCGCGCTTGTCTAAGTTTTCTTCTCTTTTATCAAGGGTTGATTCTCTTTTGTCTAAGTATTCTTCGCGCCTTAAGAGTCTTTTTTCAAGTTCGGAAAGTTCTCTGCGCTTTTCTCTCAGTTCTTCTTCAAGCCTTTCCTTTTCTTTTAAGACTTCCTCTTTGGCAGATAGAAGGGCTTCGCGCCTCATCTCTTCAAATTTTTCTCTTGCTTCGGTTAAAAGTTTTTCAGCCTTTTCTTTGAGTTCTTTAGCTTCCTCTTTAGCCCTTTCTATGAGCCTGTCGGCTTCTGCCCTTGCTTCCTCTTTGATTTTCCGTTCTATCTCTTCCTTTTCTACGTGGCTTTTCTTCATTCCAATTACGTAACCTATTGCGAGTCCTGAAATTACAGCCATTATGGCAACTATGATTAGTTCCATTCTTTCCTCCTTATCTCTCTTTTTTCTGTAATTACTGCGTTCATGGGGACGTCAAAGGGGTCAGTGGGGATTTTTTCCACTACCTGAAAGTCAAAGCAGATACCAATTTTAGTTCCGATTTTCCATTTAGCAAGGAATCGGTCGTAGAAACCGCCTCCGTATCCTATGCGAAAGCAGTTGAGGTCAAAAGCTATGCCTGGCACGAAAGCGATGTCTATGGTCTTGAGTATTTTTTCGGGGTTGAGAGGGGGTTCTGGAATTGAGAATTTTCCGGGTGACAGTTCTCTGAGATTGTTGACGGCTACTGGAATGATTTCCTTTCCTTCTGTTTTCGGAAAAGCTACGGTTTTGCCAGCTTGCAGCAACTTTTCTGCTAAGTTGAGAAGCGTCACTTCGTTTTTGAAAGGGTAGTAAAATAGGAAAGACTTGGCGTTTGAGAAAAGGTTATAGAGTTTTTCTTCTATTTTTGTTGATAGCTGTGTTACCTCATCTTTTGATAACAAAAGCCTCTTTTGTTTTATAAATCGGCGTATAGCCTCTTTTGTCATCGTTACCCCTTAACCTGAAAGTAAGGGGCATAAGGGGAAGATTGTCAGGGGGCGATTTTCTTAGACGTTATTAGAAGTTTTGCGCCTTCTTCAAGCCTTTTTATTTCTTCGCCTAATTCTTTTATCTGACTTTTCAGAGATTCGTTTTCGTCAAGAAGGTAAAAGCAGGCTATTATCA contains:
- a CDS encoding 5-formyltetrahydrofolate cyclo-ligase encodes the protein MTKEAIRRFIKQKRLLLSKDEVTQLSTKIEEKLYNLFSNAKSFLFYYPFKNEVTLLNLAEKLLQAGKTVAFPKTEGKEIIPVAVNNLRELSPGKFSIPEPPLNPEKILKTIDIAFVPGIAFDLNCFRIGYGGGFYDRFLAKWKIGTKIGICFDFQVVEKIPTDPFDVPMNAVITEKREIRRKEWN